A window of Desulfotomaculum sp. contains these coding sequences:
- a CDS encoding CarD family transcriptional regulator produces MFKIGDKVVYPMHGAGVIEAIEEKEVLGERNQYYILRLPVGDMKVMVPIMTSREAGLREVVGKDEIKKVFWILKGTSTAMSTNWNRRYRANLEKIKSGDIFEVAEVVRNLIRREKEKALSSGEKKMLENARQILISELALAIELEEEKTKFLIDSALA; encoded by the coding sequence TTGTTTAAGATTGGTGATAAGGTTGTCTATCCAATGCATGGCGCGGGGGTTATTGAGGCAATTGAGGAAAAAGAAGTCCTGGGAGAGAGAAATCAATATTATATTCTTCGCCTCCCCGTAGGTGATATGAAGGTAATGGTACCGATTATGACTTCACGGGAAGCAGGTCTGCGGGAGGTTGTCGGCAAGGATGAAATAAAGAAGGTCTTCTGGATCCTTAAAGGAACCTCTACGGCAATGTCAACAAACTGGAACAGGCGTTACCGCGCTAACCTTGAAAAAATTAAGAGCGGTGATATTTTTGAGGTGGCTGAAGTTGTTCGTAATTTAATACGGCGGGAAAAAGAAAAAGCCCTTTCTTCCGGCGAAAAAAAGATGCTGGAAAATGCACGCCAGATTTTAATAAGTGAACTGGCCCTGGCAATTGAGCTTGAGGAAGAAAAAACCAAGTTTTTAATTGACAGCGCATTAGCCTAG
- a CDS encoding PIN domain nuclease — translation MILRRVIFFLIGALFALAGLYASSRILWLGLIHFRTDVQLRFWILALGALIGLVVGLILAPWIMRGSKGMAIFIEQNLQKTPLQDLIAGAVGLIIGLIICNLIRSILMVMGIMGIIAWILITIFVCYLGISVAVKRREELMGIFNNLPRLGKEKGVRSEKKAGSHKLLDTSVIIDGRIADLCESGFLEGTLLVPAFVLEELRHIADSEDVLKRNRGRRGLDVLNSIRKNSRVRVQIYDNKRNLESTGDVDTRLVKLGQHIGAKIVTNDYNLNKVAELHGVEVLNINELANAIKSVVLPGEEMHVQVIKDGKESGQGVAYLDDGTMIVIDGGKRYVGQTAHVLVTSVLQTAAGRMIFAKLRQDESNTMARYDEVNVLG, via the coding sequence ATGATTCTAAGAAGAGTGATTTTTTTTCTTATTGGAGCGTTATTTGCTTTAGCAGGTCTTTATGCTTCATCGAGGATACTGTGGTTGGGTTTAATTCATTTTCGCACTGACGTACAGCTTCGCTTTTGGATTCTTGCACTGGGAGCATTGATTGGATTGGTAGTGGGGTTGATTCTGGCGCCATGGATTATGCGCGGTTCTAAGGGGATGGCAATCTTTATAGAGCAGAATCTGCAAAAAACACCGCTTCAGGATCTTATTGCGGGCGCAGTTGGTTTGATTATCGGACTAATAATTTGTAATTTAATACGTTCAATTCTAATGGTAATGGGAATCATGGGTATAATTGCCTGGATTCTAATAACTATTTTCGTCTGTTACCTTGGAATTAGTGTCGCAGTAAAAAGAAGAGAAGAACTGATGGGCATATTTAACAACCTGCCGCGTTTGGGGAAGGAAAAAGGTGTCAGGAGCGAAAAAAAGGCCGGGAGTCATAAACTCCTTGACACAAGTGTAATTATCGACGGACGCATCGCGGATCTTTGCGAGAGTGGTTTTCTAGAGGGAACATTACTGGTTCCCGCCTTCGTACTTGAGGAATTAAGGCACATTGCCGATTCTGAAGATGTGCTCAAGCGCAACCGCGGCAGGCGCGGCCTGGACGTTTTAAACTCGATCAGAAAGAATTCCAGGGTAAGAGTACAGATCTATGATAATAAAAGGAATTTGGAAAGCACGGGTGATGTGGATACAAGGCTGGTTAAACTGGGCCAGCATATCGGAGCCAAAATCGTTACCAATGATTATAATCTGAATAAAGTTGCCGAACTTCATGGTGTTGAGGTTTTAAACATAAATGAACTGGCCAATGCCATCAAGTCAGTTGTATTACCGGGAGAAGAGATGCATGTCCAGGTAATCAAGGATGGCAAAGAATCAGGTCAGGGCGTTGCCTATCTGGATGACGGTACAATGATTGTAATCGACGGGGGCAAAAGGTACGTCGGGCAAACTGCCCATGTGCTGGTCACCAGTGTTTTGCAAACAGCAGCAGGACGGATGATTTTTGCAAAGCTGCGTCAGGATGAAAGTAATACCATGGCCAGGTACGATGAGGTGAATGTTCTTGGATAA
- a CDS encoding 2-C-methyl-D-erythritol 2,4-cyclodiphosphate synthase, producing the protein MSLRVGFGYDVHRLVTGRPLILGGVTIPFGKGLDGHSDADVLVHAIMDALLGAAGEGDIGRHFPSTDPVYKGISSLLLLDKVGLILTREGYSVGNIDAVIAAEKPTLAGHLSLMEKEIAGVLAISSKKVNVKATTTEGLGFTGTGEGMAAWAVTYLEAKDG; encoded by the coding sequence ATGTCATTAAGGGTGGGTTTTGGCTATGATGTACACAGATTGGTAACAGGCCGTCCCTTGATCCTGGGAGGTGTAACAATACCTTTTGGAAAAGGGCTGGATGGCCATTCAGACGCTGATGTACTTGTCCATGCGATAATGGATGCGCTTTTAGGAGCCGCTGGCGAAGGAGACATAGGAAGGCACTTTCCCAGTACAGATCCCGTTTATAAGGGTATTTCAAGTCTTTTATTGCTGGATAAGGTTGGGCTGATCCTAACCAGGGAAGGGTATTCAGTGGGTAACATCGATGCTGTTATAGCAGCAGAAAAGCCAACCCTGGCTGGTCACCTTTCCTTAATGGAAAAGGAAATTGCCGGCGTCCTGGCAATCAGCAGTAAAAAAGTAAATGTAAAGGCAACCACAACTGAAGGGCTTGGTTTTACGGGGACTGGAGAAGGGATGGCTGCCTGGGCTGTAACGTATCTTGAAGCGAAAGACGGTTGA
- the ispD gene encoding 2-C-methyl-D-erythritol 4-phosphate cytidylyltransferase — MFLDNVLAVVVAAGQSRRMGENVNKLLLPVGGRPVLSYSLAALQEAPFIKGFVLVADERESDTYKTLAEQWGCTKMISLVKGGKTRQDSVWEGLNALPADTRVVIVHDGARPLVTLNQLDQVVSGALRWGAAALAVPVKDTVKETGTGNFIARTLNRESLWLAQTPQAFSFPLLLDVHRLARRDRRTATDDAGLVEAMGIPVKIIEGSYRNIKVTTPEDLSMIEFFLQQRGSLGEYGCH; from the coding sequence ATGTTCTTGGATAATGTTCTGGCTGTGGTGGTGGCTGCAGGCCAAAGCAGAAGGATGGGCGAAAATGTTAACAAGCTGCTTTTACCCGTGGGTGGACGTCCTGTTCTGTCTTATTCCCTGGCGGCGCTGCAGGAAGCGCCCTTTATAAAAGGCTTTGTCCTGGTTGCGGACGAAAGGGAATCAGACACATATAAGACGCTTGCAGAGCAATGGGGCTGTACAAAAATGATCAGTCTGGTAAAGGGAGGTAAAACACGGCAGGATTCAGTCTGGGAAGGATTAAACGCTCTGCCTGCAGATACCCGGGTGGTAATTGTTCATGACGGCGCCCGCCCCCTTGTTACGCTTAATCAGCTCGATCAAGTTGTTTCCGGTGCTCTGCGTTGGGGCGCTGCAGCGCTGGCGGTTCCTGTAAAAGACACTGTCAAAGAGACCGGTACGGGAAATTTTATTGCCCGAACCTTAAATAGAGAATCTTTATGGCTTGCTCAAACACCGCAAGCCTTTTCTTTTCCCCTTTTGCTGGATGTCCACCGTCTGGCCCGCCGAGACCGAAGGACTGCCACCGATGACGCCGGCTTAGTGGAAGCGATGGGCATCCCGGTAAAGATTATCGAGGGCTCGTATAGGAATATTAAAGTTACCACTCCCGAGGATTTATCAATGATCGAATTTTTCCTGCAGCAACGGGGTAGTTTGGGGGAATACGGATGTCATTAA
- a CDS encoding DNA integrity scanning protein DisA: protein MREDRSEEKLLKMLRTVAPGTSLREGLDNILKANTGGLIILGDGQEIMDISEGGFAVNADFSPASLYELAKMDGAIILSSDAKRILAANTQLIPNLSIPSTETGIRHRTAERVARQTSAMVISISQRRNVVTIYKGNLKYVLRDLGVILTKANQALQTLEKYRIVLDKIVNELGILEFEDSVALIDVARYIQRVDMVLRVVGEIEKYVSELGAEGRLITMQMEELVSNVEPESLLIIQDYAAAVGDKTPAQIMDIINSWPAEDLLDFSLIARTLGYPGNVGVLDQIVSPRGYRILSKIPRLPLPVIENLVREFGVLKNILNATIQELDEVEGIGEARARSIKEGLARYRKQLFQERHF, encoded by the coding sequence ATGAGAGAAGACAGGTCCGAAGAAAAGCTTTTAAAGATGCTGAGAACTGTAGCGCCGGGAACATCTTTAAGGGAAGGTTTGGATAATATTTTAAAAGCCAATACCGGAGGCCTGATCATTCTGGGTGACGGCCAGGAGATTATGGATATTTCAGAGGGCGGTTTTGCGGTTAATGCTGACTTTAGCCCCGCAAGCCTGTACGAACTGGCAAAAATGGACGGGGCTATAATCTTAAGCTCGGACGCCAAGAGAATTCTGGCGGCAAATACGCAGCTGATTCCAAATTTAAGTATTCCATCCACTGAAACCGGAATCAGGCACCGGACAGCCGAACGTGTTGCCAGGCAAACAAGCGCAATGGTTATCTCCATATCGCAGCGGCGAAACGTAGTTACCATTTATAAAGGGAATCTGAAATACGTTTTACGTGATCTGGGTGTAATTCTTACCAAGGCGAACCAGGCTCTTCAAACACTTGAAAAATACCGTATTGTGCTTGATAAGATTGTCAATGAGCTGGGCATTCTGGAGTTTGAAGATTCTGTTGCGCTTATTGATGTGGCAAGGTATATTCAGCGTGTTGACATGGTATTGCGTGTAGTAGGTGAAATTGAAAAGTATGTCAGTGAACTTGGCGCCGAAGGCCGTCTGATTACCATGCAAATGGAAGAACTGGTCAGCAACGTCGAGCCGGAAAGCCTGCTGATCATTCAGGACTACGCTGCTGCCGTAGGGGATAAAACACCGGCTCAGATTATGGATATAATTAACAGTTGGCCGGCGGAGGACCTGCTTGATTTTTCACTTATCGCACGCACACTTGGATACCCCGGAAACGTGGGTGTTCTGGATCAAATAGTTTCCCCGCGCGGATACCGTATTTTAAGCAAAATCCCCCGGCTGCCCTTGCCGGTTATAGAAAACCTGGTCAGGGAATTCGGGGTTTTAAAAAATATCCTCAATGCTACAATTCAAGAATTGGATGAAGTAGAAGGAATAGGTGAAGCACGCGCCCGTTCAATAAAGGAAGGCCTGGCCCGTTACCGCAAACAGCTTTTCCAGGAAAGGCATTTTTAA
- the scfA gene encoding six-cysteine peptide SCIFF, producing the protein MGKHIKTITGPFLTKAIDDRGCGECQTSCQSACKTSITVSNQTCLKKKNK; encoded by the coding sequence ATGGGTAAGCATATCAAAACTATAACGGGGCCATTCCTGACTAAAGCGATTGATGACCGTGGATGCGGTGAGTGCCAGACGTCCTGTCAGTCTGCCTGCAAGACATCGATTACGGTCAGCAATCAGACATGTCTCAAAAAAAAGAATAAATAG
- a CDS encoding DUF1573 domain-containing protein — protein MVKNLIYSEFQNTVSEVLICNRSVLDVLSQIQEANARLTRAVTKAVTGCGCLKIQAGKKEIPSDVLLADLKNILESHLIGEMCEDCKETVETAVGRSLFYLAALCELLELDLHDVLVKEQKQLKILGIFNLA, from the coding sequence ATGGTAAAAAACTTAATTTACAGCGAATTTCAGAATACGGTTTCAGAGGTGCTGATCTGCAATAGAAGTGTTCTTGACGTTCTTTCCCAGATTCAGGAAGCAAACGCAAGACTAACCAGGGCTGTCACAAAAGCAGTAACCGGTTGCGGTTGCCTTAAGATTCAGGCCGGCAAAAAGGAAATCCCCTCGGACGTTCTGCTGGCTGATTTAAAAAATATTTTGGAATCCCATCTTATAGGAGAAATGTGTGAGGACTGCAAAGAAACAGTTGAAACAGCTGTTGGACGGTCCCTTTTTTATTTAGCTGCATTATGTGAACTGCTCGAACTGGACCTGCACGATGTTTTAGTTAAGGAACAGAAGCAGCTTAAAATCCTCGGTATTTTCAACCTGGCTTAA
- a CDS encoding DNA repair protein RadA — translation MAVKTTFYCRECGYQSHRWLGRCPGCSSWNTFLEEPGPAAANPAVLPGALPVIISEIQTEAEERFSSGIEELDRVLGGGIVNASVVLLGGDPGIGKSTLLLQAAERVSNSGRRVLYASGEESVQQIQMRAQRLKETGRELYLVFETDLNRLEQHIIDLAPALVVVDSIQTVFKSEISSAPGSVGQVRECTMQLMRLAKDKGISIFIVGHVTKEGVLAGPRLLEHIVDTVLYFEGERHQFYRILRACKNRFGSTNEIGVFEMCGDGLTEVNNPSAFFMMNYHKAPLPGTVVVPVLEGTRPLLVEIQALVSPAAFGSPRRMTAGVDYNRVVLLAAVLEKRAGLPLAGYDIYVKAVGGVHLDEPAVDLGIALAIASSYRDRAVDPSLVSIGEVALTGEIRPVSGISKRINEAVKLGFTKCLAPLNNASLINEPGMLVLGIETMSEAMETALGV, via the coding sequence ATGGCCGTTAAAACTACTTTTTATTGCCGGGAGTGCGGATACCAGTCACACAGGTGGCTGGGCCGCTGTCCTGGCTGCAGTTCCTGGAACACCTTTTTAGAGGAACCGGGTCCGGCGGCAGCCAATCCGGCTGTTCTGCCGGGCGCTTTGCCGGTGATTATATCCGAAATTCAGACGGAAGCGGAAGAAAGGTTTTCGTCCGGCATAGAAGAGCTTGACAGAGTGCTGGGAGGCGGAATCGTCAATGCTTCGGTTGTTTTACTGGGTGGGGACCCGGGCATCGGTAAATCCACTTTGCTTCTTCAGGCTGCCGAACGGGTAAGCAATAGCGGACGGCGAGTGCTCTATGCATCGGGTGAAGAATCGGTCCAGCAGATACAGATGCGTGCGCAGCGTCTGAAGGAGACCGGACGTGAACTGTACCTGGTTTTTGAAACAGACTTAAACAGGCTTGAACAGCATATCATCGACCTTGCGCCCGCCCTGGTTGTAGTTGATTCAATTCAAACCGTTTTTAAAAGTGAAATCAGCTCGGCGCCAGGCAGTGTCGGCCAGGTGCGCGAGTGTACGATGCAGTTGATGAGGCTTGCCAAAGATAAGGGTATAAGTATTTTTATAGTCGGTCATGTAACAAAAGAAGGTGTTCTCGCAGGCCCGAGGCTCCTGGAGCACATAGTTGACACTGTGCTTTACTTTGAAGGGGAAAGGCACCAGTTCTACCGTATCTTAAGGGCATGTAAAAACAGGTTTGGTTCGACAAATGAAATTGGTGTTTTTGAAATGTGCGGGGACGGTTTAACTGAGGTTAATAACCCGTCGGCATTTTTTATGATGAACTATCACAAAGCTCCCCTGCCGGGAACAGTTGTTGTCCCGGTGCTGGAAGGAACAAGGCCGCTGCTTGTTGAGATCCAGGCCCTTGTTTCGCCGGCTGCTTTTGGGTCGCCGCGCAGGATGACAGCGGGAGTTGATTACAACCGGGTGGTTTTACTGGCGGCGGTTCTCGAAAAAAGGGCTGGGCTGCCTTTAGCCGGATATGATATTTATGTAAAAGCAGTTGGCGGAGTTCATCTTGATGAGCCTGCTGTGGATTTGGGTATTGCTCTGGCGATAGCTTCAAGTTATCGTGATCGGGCGGTTGATCCTTCTCTGGTGTCTATTGGAGAAGTGGCATTAACAGGTGAAATAAGGCCTGTCAGCGGGATTTCCAAAAGAATTAATGAAGCAGTGAAATTAGGCTTTACAAAGTGTCTGGCGCCGTTAAACAACGCATCTTTAATAAACGAGCCAGGTATGCTTGTACTAGGTATTGAAACCATGTCTGAAGCTATGGAAACGGCCTTGGGGGTGTAG